Proteins co-encoded in one Macrobrachium nipponense isolate FS-2020 chromosome 24, ASM1510439v2, whole genome shotgun sequence genomic window:
- the LOC135205443 gene encoding uncharacterized protein LOC135205443, protein MKAIYVLPFMLASVMGGTTLLQPATVGLGPHAWAYSNLNVPAPVPAGEAPSPDVLVQRTAVQGVGRPVIKYTPQITEVRPELKITERTYNVPVPKPVYETKQVTPVHTKYVAEPYAVQQPFAVPQPYAVPTPVNVQVPVPQPVHVQHNVVAQPAVVSYSAPAAVQQIAAVNALPQLTALSAVQTGANIISPVTYNAATAVHGIAASPLLTQTITHRVEFDDDDDK, encoded by the exons atgaaggcCATA TACGTGCTACCCTTTATGTTGGCCTCCGTCATGGGAGGCACAACGCTCCTGCAGCCAGCTACTGTAGGACTGGGTCCCCACGCATGGGCCTACTCAAACCTCAACGTACCTGCTCCCGTACCCGCCGGCGAAGCCCCATCCCCAGACGTCCTCGTCCAGAGAACCGCCGTGCAGGGAGTGGGACGCCCCGTCATCAAGTACACACCCCAGATCACGGAGGTCCGCCCGGAGTTGAAGATCACCGAGAGGACCTACAACGTGCCCGTCCCAAAGCCCGTCTACGAGACCAAGCAGGTCACCCCCGTCCACACCAAGTACGTCGCTGAGCCCTACGCCGTCCAGCAGCCCTTCGCTGTCCCTCAGCCCTACGCCGTGCCCACGCCCGTCAACGTCCAGGTCCCAGTGCCACAGCCTGTCCACGTACAGCACAATGTTGTCGCTCAGCCCGCCGTTGTTTCATACAGCGCCCCAGCTGCTGTACAGCAGATAGCTGCTGTGAACGCTCTCCCCCAGTTAACCGCTCTGTCTGCTGTGCAGACCGGTGCCAACATCATTTCACCTGTCACCTACAACGCTGCTACTGCTGTTCACGGCATCGCCGCTTCCCCACTGCTGACCCAGACCATCACTCACAGGGTTGAATTCGACGACGATGACGACAAATAA